In Rhodospirillaceae bacterium, the DNA window CGCCTTATCCAGATAATCTTCCACGTGTTCACTCAGAACATCAATGTGTTCGGCAAAGAAATGATCGCCGCCGTCAATGACGCGGTAATCGATTTTGATGTTCTTCTGAGCCGAGACTTTTTGCGCCAGTTTATCGACGGATTCTATGGGGATAATATCATCGGTCGACCCGTGGATGATCATGCCAGACGACGGGCAAGGTGCCAGAAATGAAAAATCGTGCAAGCTCGCCGGCGGTGCAATGGAAATGAAGCCGTTGATTTCAGGCCGACGCATCATCAGCTGCATGGAAATCCAAGCGCCAAACGAAAATCCACCGGTCCAGCAATCTGACGCATTGGCGTTGTGGGTTTGCATCCAATCAATTGCGGCAGCGGCATCGCTTAATTCGCCCTGACCGTTATCGAATCGTCCTTGCGACCGACCGACGCCGCGGAAATTAAACCGAAGAACCGAGAAACCCCGTTTTACAAAGGTCTGGAACATTGTGTGGACGACCTTGTTGTTCATGGTCCCGCCGTGCTGTGGGTGCGGGTGAAGAAGCAAGGCAATGGGTGCGTTCGCAACCTTAGAGTGGTGATAGCGACCTTCTAAGCGCCCTTCAGGGCCGTTAAATATGACTTCCGGCATGTTTCTCTACTGTTTTCTAAAGGAATGGTATTGAAACCATTGGGGGTGAATACCTGATTTTCTCACTAGGATATAAATACGTTAATTTTCCGAAGATTTAAGTGCGATACTTGACCAATTAAGTCGGACATCCTATATACCGCATAGAGTGACTGAAGGTATTCGCAAACGAACTCTCGCGCGGAAAGCCTTCAGGCGCAAAATTTTTATGTGTTTCAGTAAGATATAGCAGAGCCCATGATTTTCAAGCGGATTCGAGAAGATATAGATGCCTTTATGGCCCGTGACCCTGCCGCACACTCTAAGTTAGAGGTGGTTTTGTGTTATCCGGGTCTACACGCCTTGATGTATTACCGGCTGTCTCACGGATTATGGCGGCGCGGTTGGCGCGTGTTGGGGCGGTTGGTCTCGCATATTGGGAAAGTATTTACTGCAATTGAGATTCA includes these proteins:
- a CDS encoding alpha/beta hydrolase yields the protein MPEVIFNGPEGRLEGRYHHSKVANAPIALLLHPHPQHGGTMNNKVVHTMFQTFVKRGFSVLRFNFRGVGRSQGRFDNGQGELSDAAAAIDWMQTHNANASDCWTGGFSFGAWISMQLMMRRPEINGFISIAPPASLHDFSFLAPCPSSGMIIHGSTDDIIPIESVDKLAQKVSAQKNIKIDYRVIDGGDHFFAEHIDVLSEHVEDYLDKALKTAA